Below is a genomic region from Ziziphus jujuba cultivar Dongzao chromosome 7, ASM3175591v1.
GATAAAAAGAAAGTAGGTCTTTGCCTCCTCAAGGCAGATAGATCAAATAGCTGATGATGTTGATTTAGTGGGGTACTTCAAACACAACAAATCCATCCAAGTACTTTGTTCTATGATTTGTAGTTTTAGTGGATttcattgcaaaaataaaaaagttaggTATAActtataaatcatataaaaggAATATGGAGAGTGATCAGTGAACATTTTTGGTTCATTCATTATTCTCCCTTCTTGCCttgcccccttttttttttttttttttccttcctaatGGCACACGGTGGATTAGATAAACAACTATTAACTAAAAGATGTACTTGTTTTTGGAATCAACCAGTATGCTTTTCCCAAATATGCAAAAGGGATATCATAAATTATTAATCTTTTATAaggttaattatatatataggatttcaAAATTGAGGATGTGAGATTGGGATGCCAagcaaatcataaaattaattaattaggtcaTTACGTGTAATCTGTTTTCACATGAAtattttaatgtgagttttgtCGAGTTGCGTGGGAGAGATGCTTTTCCCAAACTCCTTTTACtatcttttactttcttttattttattgggcaggttatatatttcttttgtcTCTGCCTCTCATGAAGATTCTAATActtagaaatttaaaaactgTGGATTCTATGTGCTTTTTTCTGGGAACTTCTTTTGGCACCTCCTGTTTCATATTGTACCTGGATAAGAGAGTATGAATATAAATTGTTTATGTAAGTTGGAGATGGCGATCCCCAATAGACCTTTGTTTGTCAGCTCTCTAAGAGcagtattttctttttggtttagtttttgtttattCCAAGGACCTTATATCTGACTTCATTTTTTCTTGTGAATAAGGACCTCATATTTGACTTGTTTCTGAATTTTTTctgtaatttttaattgtttaatagtTAACTTTTTTGGACTTCCAGTCCTTGTAATGTTATATAatgatttcatttttcttgcttttttttttttaattaagtatagttataaatattaaaataaatgcaCATGTTAATTAAAGATGGTTTTTTGGCGTTAATCTTATGAATGGAACTTTCTGACCCTCCTGATAAGGTTGAACGTAGGGACTTCACCTTCTaccactaaaaaataaaaaaataattaacaaaagaaGTTTATACATCCTCAAATTTTcagaataaaaaatagtttcaaAGTACAAAAGttcctaataatattttatttcttatttcaaattatttggacttatttattttattttattttatttttttgtgtttttcaatAATCATGGATTGTTAATCGTTATAACGAGCCCATAACTAAAAAGCCCACGGAGTCCATCAAACATGTGGTTAAGTTGTGCGAATAATTTTGGGTCCTTCGAAAGCCCACTTTcgcaatttaaaatttgaattatatGAATTTTCCCTCTCATAAGCTCCGACAAGAATTGAAGAAAGACCACCATCTGTTCGACAAAATGCCCAATAGAGACTCCGTCGTCAATACAGTACGTCCTACAATTCTCCGAAGGTCTCCAAGATTTGTCCGACAGAAAATCATTTCAGATAAAGGGGAAACTACGCCTCTCAGAAAATCTTCCAGGCTTGCCAATCGGAATAAGAGCTCCGCAGAATCCGATACCCCCAATTCTTCCAAGTTCAACTCCAGAAAGAATCCGGTAAGCTCTTCAAATCTTTCCCTCAGCTCCGCAAAAACCACTCCGAAGAAATCCAACAAAGGTTTTTTGGAAAATGTTTCAAGAAAATCAAGTAAATCCAATGACGGTTCCAGAAATTCTGGAAATACAGGTTCTTTTATGAAAAAATCAACCGTATCGAAAAATGGGGTCGACGGGGTTCAGTCTCTCAGACGGTCTTCGAGGATTTCTGACAAAAGTAACGCCCTGGTTTATAAATATAAGGATTGCCCAgagaaaatttggaagaaatcGGGTGATTCTGATAATAGGTCGGGAAGTTTTGCGCATTTAAGTTGGGGATCGACGAAATCTGCAAGATTGTCTGATGGGGTGGATGGAAATCGAAGCCTTAGACGGTCCCCGAGATTTTCCAAGAAGGAAAACAATGTTGACGATTCCAAGGAGAAGACTAACAGGGCCAAAAGTTGCGATTCAACGAAATCTCCAAGATTGTGTAATGGCGTGGATGGAATTGGAAGCCTTAGACAGTCTACGAGATTTCCGAAGAAGGAAAACAATGCTGAAGATACCAAGAAGAAGATTAAAAGCCCCAAAGGCATTTCAAATGGTTCCAAGAATAAGGTGGAGTCATCAGAGATTGATGAAGCTGGAGTGGGTGTGGATTCATGTGAAAAATTTGTGACAAAATGTGAAAAGGCAACGAGGGAGAGTTCTTTTGGGGCTAAAGCAGTTAGTACCAGAGGCAGAAAGCGGAAAACTCTAGAATTAGATGATAGATGTAGAGAAATTGGGGTTAGCAGGAAGAGAAAGCTAGATAAGCAGCAAGATAATGGGACTGTTCATGGATGGACAAAGCAGCAAGAATTGGCATTACAGAATGCTTATTTGGCTGCAAAGCCAACGCCGCATTTCTGGAAGAAAGTTTCGAAAATGGTATTTTTTCTGATATTTTTGATGCCCCAATATATGTCTGAAAATCTATTTCCACATTATTAGCTGATGCTAATTATAATGTTGAAAGAGATAACGACTGCTAAAAATGAAGTTTCCCCATGTTGTTGTTCTAGTGGAACTAGGAATACTCCAAggcattctttctttttgtttctgtaGAATTGTCTTTTTTCCTGTAAATGTAACTAAATCTAGTATTAGTCATAGGCAGAAAGTTAGACTTGTAAAAGATAGGTTCGTGTTCACCCCAATGAGTGACAAAGTTGGTTGCATGTTATAAATTAGCACAACTGAGAAATTTATGTGCAAAATTGTTACTATATAGTCTTGAAGATGAAGTAGCAGCCAGCCTGAAGTTGCATTGTAGCTGCTTTTGCTTGTTGAGGGAGTTGTTTTAATTGTGATTAAGGAGGCCTATGATTCTTCTATCCATGGATGCAGGTCTGGGTGGTGGTCCTTTTGCACCTTCCAGTTGCAGTGTCCAATCCTGGCCATTATGATTTTATACCCTTTTTTATCTGGAACATTTGAAAGTGTTTCTAATTTGGAAATCCAAGCTACCTCGGaacatttcaacaataaattcaTGCTTTGTTCTTAATAAATACATTTAGATTTGGGATTGTTGATATTATAAGTTTGAATCTGACCCCTTTACATGCATATGTTTTTTGTATGAAGGAGACTTTTCCATAATCATATTTTCCTCAACTGATGTATATGTACAAAACTCTGATGCAGGTGCCTGGAAAATCAGCACAGGATTGCTTTAATAAAATCCATTCTAGCCATGTAACCCCACCTCAACCAAGGCCTCTTTCAAGGGCAAAGACGAGAACAAATTCATCTCCTCTTCGACAATTTCGGCTATCAGCTAGTAAACTACTTAAGCCCACCACTGTGAAAGTTAAGAGGCCAAGTCACGGTAGACGAAAGAGTCATCTTGCGCATAAAAATGTGCGGCAATTGTTACAGAAGAATTACTGCATGAACCAAGATCATGAGGTGGATTTGTTTTCAGTACTTGAACCCAACTTGGATATATCTACTAAACATTTTCAGCCTAGTGCCATACTTTCTACCCCAGAGAATTTACAAGAAAAGAAGCAATTGTTTCACAAGTGCAATGAGACATCTTCTTCAGGACATAAGAAGCCGCTCTCAAGGTTTAGCGATTCACGTGGAACAGCTCTTTTTAGTCCCCCAGTACTGAAGCAGGTCAAAAACAGGGTGTTACATGAGAAGTACATTGATCAATTACATAGCAGGGAAGCTAAGAGAGTAGCATCGTCTCAACGGTCCAGAAAATCCACTTCTATGAAAGATGGAAAAGCATGCCTTGTTGAGAAAGTGGATGTCATAAGAGCAGCAAAAATTGCCCTGGTTTCTGATGCAAGGGAAGCTATAGATAAACTTCAAAATATACAGGCAATTGCCATGAGTGTCTCTTCAGATTTGGACGATGAAGTTTCAAATAGCGATAATGACGATGCTGAAGATGAAATTTagaatttcttttcattttttcagcttaaatgtatcaaaataattttcAGAGTTACCTTTTTCTTTATCAATACTGATAGAAGAGGCAAAAGTCTAGCTGCTAACTTTGGATCTAGGAAAAACTATTAGTTTAAGCTGTAATGTGAGAGTTAGGTGTAAAGCCTAATTACTGTTTTTTTAATAGTAAGCTCTCACTTGACCACAGCGGTAATGATGGTGATGGCTCTCTACTCAATCTTGGCAGATGATTTTCTCCCatgatttttaaacattttttttgtgaattaatTTGTCTATTTTTGGATGTTTGGTGTCTTTGTCAAACAATGCTTCTCACAAAAGAAGCCAAACATAGGAGGATAAGTCAAGCAAAACCTTGGGCCTAGTGcattttcattgttttctttGGAGCCTTGAGGGCTGCCACAGTAATTCCATGGTCCTTCACGTAACACATCTTGTGTTGTGAACTTTTACTGTGAGAAAAAAGCACTTTCTCTCTCTGCAGGTTAACAATTATTACAATCATCCAAAACTTTATTGGAAAACAGATATACATAAATCTGttccataattataatttttgttctttgttacCCCATGTATCCTGCAAAATTATTACTGCtgaatgatttcttttttatcaaaagATTTGATAAGGTTTTAGTTCTTCCATGTTGCTTTCTATTTCTTTGCCTCAAAACTCTTTGTAAGCTGTTGCTCTCGCAAGAGACAGAGACGTCAATGAAAATTTGCTTCATTTAACTAAAAATAACATCCTTTTCTTgaagtttaaattaattttgtaacttCCAATTAAACATTGCTTGTTGCGCTGTAGATTAAGATGTTTATTAAGCATTCTAAATTGTAACATAGATTTTGGGATTGAATCCTAAAGCCCTAAAAGCTCAGCAAATGGGCTAAAAGCACTTTCTATAATATtcgacaaaaaaataataataataataaaaattaaaagtgattTTTAATAAGCTTCTTTTAAAGAAATCACCTATTTATTGATTCCGAAAGAAGCAAAAAATAGGAGAATCACTCCTTAGAGTAAGAAGGTTTTCTTGAAGAATCATTCACCAAACAGGCCCTAAGTGTGAAAACAAACAtgtgcaagtttttttttttctgctttttaaggataaattaaacaaaatagtaAAAACTGTTACAGAATAATTGTGGGCTTGAAGAGGCTGTTTGTCTgaagagaaaaagaatattTGATGGTATCCTGTGATTAGGAAGATATGTCTAATCAATATGCAGCTTGTCCTCCAACATGATTAGATTATTCTTGTtgctatatatatgtttttagtttattattggTGTTTCAGACATTTTTATATGATTCAGCAGGATTCTCTTCCTCCATTCAAATTATTGGTTTTTGGATGTGATTCAAAATAGTAACAAGAATACCAATAATTATTTCTCTAtgcacaaatgaaaaaaaaaataaataaataaaagaaaaagaaagaaatttgacGATTCGCCAAGTCCTGCACATATATACATTCCCAAAACATTCTAATTCCATATAATattcgaataaaaaaaaaaaaaaggaaggaaaatagTCTCtatttcttatttaaatattcttcAAATATGGGTTAGATGTTTCTGAAAACAAATTATGATCCCTTTCTTGTTAAAAGATTCTCCAATCTGAGTAGGTTACAAATGGTAAGCTATTGGGATGGATCTAATCAAAATGCACAATACTTATTGaaaatacattattaatacAACTTTCTCACATCCTCAAAAACAGTGTTAAAAATAGATTTATTACCATCAATTGATAGTTCTTCTACAAACATCTTCCTCCATACCCTGCATTTCTGAATAATGCTTCTTTTATCTCTTCAGAACTGATCAAAGTGCTCTGCTCAGCACCCTGAACACCAGAAACAGGaacattatattaaatttataagaaagaagaagaagaagaagaaaaaaatgattataataAGTTATGCAAAGCAAATCAAGCAAAGCCACAGTGAAAGTACAAACAAACCTCGGAACACGAAGCTTGCAATGAGAAATCATTAAAGCAGCTTATAACACACTGTTGGATCTCAAGTCCTAAAGCTTCAAGTGTGTTCACTGTTGATACCAACAATCCTGGCTTGGCTGCACAGCATATATCAATTCTGGTATCCATGTCTCTCCTCTCCACATCAAACTGGAAACACATAATTTGTgggaaaaaaggaaacaaaaaaataagaaatttggtGAAGATTTTGATGGGTAATCTTCATCATTGACAGGGGTTGGTAAAGACTATACCTTTGGAGAATTTCTGACCAATACTTCATTTGGTTTTAGATCCTTGGATATACTCAGTAAGTTAATTTGATTTGTACTCTCTTCCATTCCTTCTTCTTGCAACTTATTGATTCTTTCAAGAAGCTCTTTCATATAATCTATTGTGTCTCCAAGAATAGATGTTCTGTCCATCTGTTTACAAAATACCCATATTGTTctgtaaattttattaatactaCAGAGAaagaagacccaaaaaaaaaacttaagctTCTAAATGGGTTGGCCAATCTTATAAAATACCAAAGCAAATGGAAAGCTTTATTAGAAGATTACCTTGCTTATTTTGGGCACTATTGATCTGAGCATGGAAAGTCTGTCATTTAAgcgctttcttcttcttctctctgccATTAGGTTCTTTGAAGGCTGTCCTTCTAACTTCTTAGGCTTGCTTTTTTTCTCACCACAAATACCCATTTTGAAACCAGGATTGATTTCTCCATTTTGTTGTTGTTCCACGTCAACCAGGACTTTGCAGATGCTGTTCTTGCTTTCTTCCAAACAGCTGTGGTTTTCACTTCCAAGAAACCCAAAATCTTCCTCTTCCACCATTGATGGGTAATCTTCCTGGGATGGGAATGAGGAATCATTCTTGGCATATGGGGAGGAGTCAATCTCTGGCACTGAAAGAGCACCAACACCAACAAAAGGGTAAACTTGATCACCAAAAGGGCATTCAAAATTGGGTTCATTGTGAGCAGAGAACCCTCCAAATGGTGGATTTGAGGTACCCAGAACTGGGTTTTCTTCAAAAGAATCGAAGTTCCAACCATGGGAAAAGAACTGGTCACTAACCCCAGTTGAGTAAGAGCTCCAGTTAGACGTTTCTCTTCTCGGAGCCAGTAGTTCCTCCAGAAAACCATGCTGAGAAAGCTCCATATCTCTCTGTCTATGTAGccaagttttctttttgttaagaAAGTTTGGAAACGGGGGAACATAGAGAAGGGCTTGAATAACTTGAAGCTACGATAAGCCTATAGTAATTGAAGgaacacaaatatataataaacacaTACCGAAATGGCccatattttttatgatttaatgCATTATAGGATGCAATGTAGTGTGTGTTTCTCTGAATAAGTGCCGATATAGAGCTAGATTGAGATTGAAATGGAATctgcttttttcttctttctctctctcactctcaagGCAAATTCATGTCTTTTGCACCGAATTATCAATCAGACAAACTTAATATATAATTCCCCATACCCTGAAAGCTTTGACccgaacagaaaaaaaaaaaaaaaataataataataataaataaataaataaatgagtcatataatttatcaatgatttgcattatttggttttatttttttatatcaaaattttaaaaataaaatttttaataatcaatatttatattcttatttaatatataaatttcattgataattagtcattaataatagtaaataatattattttaaaagaattaaaaaagaagaagaagaagaagaagaagaagaagaagaagaaggagggaTAGAGAGCTAATATCATTGACTGTCAGGTATTCCTTCTCATTATTtctatacataatattatatacctCTAAGTAATAAGTAACGCtactttttcctttctctttggGTAATAAGTATTACCACTGGATGAACAGAAATAATGcattttccctctctctctctctctctctctctccccagtGACCAAGCATGTAACAAAGTTAATATAAATTGTATAATAGGTTTATATTTGTACTCTCTGTAATTATTAGTGAGTgcacaatttattattattattattattatttcttttcctcttttagtgaaaaaaaattctataagaAATAGAAAAGTGAAAAAGCATATAGTTTAGAttcttattttttgggtaaaatcaAAGAGTTTTTAGCCCTTTAATTTTATTGAGCTGGTAGTATAGGAACGTGCTAGATTATAGGATGATGAttatttatttccaaataaaGCTCTTTCCCGTTTATCAATTGATGACCTTGTACTTAGGATCTAAAATTAGAGAGAGTTTTTGGGCATGGACAATCCCTAAggacattattattttaaagcatTGCTGCTGAGACCTTGGGAATTGTGTTCTAAAATAATTTCTCAAATGCTGTTTCATTCTCATGGTGTGGCCTAAGGAGATCATGGCCAAAATACAATGTCCTTCCATATTCACGAGCAGCATCAGTTAGAGATTGACAAATCTCCAATGATGTGGATTCATGATAATAATGCATTATTAATGTTACATTCATAATAACTATAATTCTTTGTAAGCTGCCCATTATGTTTAACATTTTGATGCatggtatttattttatgtaaattgGATTACATAAAATGTTCGATGTTGTCCAATAATATAGCATATGTCAGCAACTTATAAATTATGAACTCGCACGTAGATATTGCAAGCAATGGTTAAGATTTGAAGTTAAttaattctctctcttttttaaaaaataaatgttaattgATTCTCATAATTTCTAATATAATGAAACTTTCCTAAAATGTCAACAAGCAATGCCATTGagtgaatatgaaatttaagtaAAATTATTGCTTTTAAgtctaaaaacataaaatcaataAGTTATAAAAGTTGTGGACATCCACATTTGGAGTAAACtataaatgtgtgtgtgtgtatatatatatatatatataagttttactATGCGGGTATCTATATTGTACTAGTACCCGATTACAGTAGTTAGAAGTCCTGCCAAATTACACTGTATTGCAAGATAGAAGGACAGTATATATACATGGGGGGGAAGCACACAAGTACTATTTGCTGATTGAAAATCAAAACCTTTTTCATATTATATGCTTTTTTTAGCAGAGGCCGAGTCATCCCTCCTGCATCAACATGCTGTGATTGAAGACTGTTCCCAAGGTTTTACAGATTAAAAACTTCCTCACGGACATGGTGGGTATGATTAGATTTTTGCACTCATTGAGAAACATGATCAGATTGAATTGCCTGCAGAACATATTTGTCTTGACTCCTACAGCGAGCACATGCCaggggaaaaataaattaaataaaaaaataaaaaaaacaaaaaacaaaaacgcaGAGAATGCTTGCAAATGGCCGGTGAACAAGTGGATTAAATTTTTTAAGGGTCAAACAGTGCCTTTTTGGACACAAAGAATTGTCCTCTTATACTTGTCTAGTTCCCAAATACgatgattatatatttttaaaatacatgtGAATTGACCAATTGTTCAAGTTGCTTGGAGTCCACACAATTACCTAGATTGATTGTAACTTACGAATACCCATGCCATAAGAAAAACAGGCTCGTATacaaaagtataaaatttttattatggtGTGCTTCAATGCTTATGGTATTGTGAGCATGCCAGTCATATTATCACTAATAGAATATTCTTTTATATTCTATTATTAGTAATACAGGACTCCCAAATATACATGCAAGtcctattataatatttttgtacaTATAATCATTAATTGGGTTCCATATTTTACTTGAAAATCACGAGGTTCCCCACAGAAGATCGGTTAGAtttgtcaaaaaagaaaaaagatgggTGAGCTAATTTGTGTATAAATACTAGCCAAAACATCCATTGTAGCTAATTTTGATATACTTTTGCATATTTGAGTTGGGCAGTGGGTGTATGAGCTATAAGGCATGGAGTTTTGTGGGCACAACAAAATTGGCAACAAGATGGCATTATAAACACATTAGGCATCAAACAAATATGATGATGTCTGGTATtggtttttttatcattaattacTCTATTGTTTTACATGCTGCACAAATGACAGTAGGACAACATATAATGTTGAAAGACTCTGCAGCTTTacagttattatatatatatgttgctttGCCTCTTATTTAAACTTGGTTATATCTTCCACCTAATTCTTTTCGTTCTATATTTGGAGATCATTAAAGTTTATAATATTCTTTGATCACATGTTTTAGCCAAAGAGTTAACGGGTAGAAAGCATTCGATgtgcatttttttaatcttttacataaaatatataaacactcGTTTATTTACCATATATGTACATACCAATCATGTCTaacttaatttttctattaaataatataagcaCTTGAATTATAATTTTGACGCCAAAGTGGGTTACATTAGATTCGGTTAAAGATTGTAAAGACGAAATTGTCCATAATGCGgaacaaatcaaataatttattattattattattattattattttggtttaaatCACGCATCCCAAGATGGAGGAAGGTGGGGACAAACAAAGCGACCCGAGACCACGTGAGAGAAGCAACATCAAACCATGTGGCAGTCGAGTCATAAACCAGGTGTTAAAGCAAcccattttattttgttttattttgtaatttattgcAGATGCGCCAAATTTGGATTCTGGATGAGAACATTAGTAGGTAGCAGTGGTAGAgcttatatatagaaaaaatattcataaaaattcaTCCTATCCTAATTCCTATGGCTTGCTGATTAGGCAGTCTAGTCCATGCATAGATTACTTTACCCCTTTAATACTtgtctatttatctatttatatattcgactctctctctctctctctctctctctctctctctctctctctctctctctctctctctctctctctctctctctctctctctctctctctctctatatatatatatatatatatatatctagaaacCCCATCATTTTAAAGGTCGAATTCAAAGGAATTATTGCTGAAAATGCAATAGAAAAATGGCTAAATTATATTATTCGGATCTATGATGACACTAATTTGAGAGTAGTTTTAATTGGAAttgcaactttttatttttatctttttcatagAAATGGAGGGGTTTTAAGACGACAAACATTGCTTTAATGATCAATTCGATCTATTTCCTTAAGTTTGGCAAGCTACaggaaaaacatataaaattataaaagtacCTCCTTGAAATGTAGAGATAAAATGAacccaatttatataatataagttcTATTTTTACAAATTGACAAATTAAACTTTGGTTAGGTGCAATACTTATCTTTCAAACCTGCACGTCATATCTAACAccttttgcatttttttctATCTTAAATCTTAATGATGTTGGCGTTTAACTGTATATGGACGTTATATTCTTAAATTATTGGTCTGCCAGTATTTTACAACACAAAATGAAACATTCCCTTGTCCAAAAACACTAATCTTCAGATATCAAATAAtgtgaatattatatatatatatatatatatatattattaaatatcaaaaaattaattaataacaaataaggtTAGCTCAATTGAAATGCCTCTTACATCtacatttaaaaaatcattgttCTATTTAAGAAATCATCATTccaaaaaaactattttcttttagattataaattattttaattatcaaaataaccTTAAATGACGACATATTAAAATCCATAGCTTCTCAATCATGTGCTTTGTTCATGTCTAGAAAAGCATTAATTTACTGACAAAAATCTCTCGGAAATTAATCCAATCATGGCATGCCATCTCTACTTGTTAGTTGGTATGGTAATTTGGATAATAAAGTTAATGGAAGGTaggtttgaatttgaaaaaggCTGTTTGTCACCAACAAGAAAAGATATTGGTGCGTCCTAGATTTGTGTTTTAATATCCCTTATCCCTAATCTATAGTTTAAATATATAcgttaaaatttgaaaaaaaatatttattaccattAATGATATGTTAATAAATAAGTTGGTAAGATGTATATTACGTTTGATATGTgaattatagttattttatcataaatagaattagatttttttgaaataaaaataatgaaatggaATAATAATTCTTTATTCTATGTTTGCTTGATGTTACGGAACAAAATGCTGAATGCTTATTCTAGataaatacagaaaaataaacttatcactaacatttttttttttttgaaaaagaaaataattttacatttgattttatcataactcatatatatagatctttgctctctctctctctctatatatatatatatatatatatattatatctatgaaatacacaaaaaaatattaaaataatttttgtttgctcaaaaataaaataaatacataaatatatacatcCAAGAATTTAGACGGAAaccatccaaaaataaaaactggaaAGCTTAACTATTTATATCCTTTCAACTGCAACTTCACAAATGCAACATGCAACAGGGGTACTGGGAAATAGAAAACGGGATATATAACAAAGTAAAGAAGACTAATAACGAtaggtaaaaaataataataacaaaaaataaaaaatgcgaAATATGCACGttgaagaaaatagaaaaaaaaaattaaaaacatttattcaataacataaaataaatcataaatcatgaatatttaattttagaaaacaaagaTCAATAACGATTTCCAATATAGAGGCTCTGATATAGTTGGAATGCCAATACGAAGTTGAGAGTacttacacatatatatatatatatatgaaaaaaataatatttgtcattagtgTGGTTACTATTATCATTTTACAtggtaataaattttatatgtttatataaataaaaacagctAACAACAAGTGAAGTACTAATTATGTTTTCAACGGCTTTGCCTTGCTCATGCCAAACAACTAAAGTAATTTCTCCACAACATGATAATGAtcccatgtatatataaaaaccatataaatattggatctattgatatatatatatatatatatatatatatatatatatatatagatatctaaGGTATTGGAGGTCTCAATGGTAAAGTCAAGCTTTTGTAACTCGGTGATGAACTCCAGATTTTGGCTTCCCAATTTGCTGGTGAGCACTAGGTTTTCTAATTCGGCTTTAACACTTAGCTTTGACTAAAATTCGTCTTCTTACCTTCCAATAGTGGTTTTAATTCTCAGCCTCGTAAGAATATCCTTGAAGCAATTCAATAGTTTAAGTATTAAATTCACACAActcttaaaaaaaggaaaaaggaaacgaAAAGAAGACGGAGTTAAAAAGATGAAAATcataatatttaaacaaaaaataaaaataaatagaaattaccTTGTATAGATGAATTGAGAGAGATGGAAACCAAACActcaaaatagaaaattttcttttaaatataggAAACTCGAAGTCGAATCTTCACTTTACGTAACGTGACGTACATTAAATATACGCTTTCTTATTCAccttgttaaaaaataaatatttataattctttaaatttgaaaaataattactttcttAGAGTAGATATATTATCCAAcctttcagcaaaaaaaaaaagaaagatatattATCCAGCCAAGCAAGCTa
It encodes:
- the LOC107425111 gene encoding uncharacterized protein LOC107425111, which translates into the protein MNFPSHKLRQELKKDHHLFDKMPNRDSVVNTVRPTILRRSPRFVRQKIISDKGETTPLRKSSRLANRNKSSAESDTPNSSKFNSRKNPVSSSNLSLSSAKTTPKKSNKGFLENVSRKSSKSNDGSRNSGNTGSFMKKSTVSKNGVDGVQSLRRSSRISDKSNALVYKYKDCPEKIWKKSGDSDNRSGSFAHLSWGSTKSARLSDGVDGNRSLRRSPRFSKKENNVDDSKEKTNRAKSCDSTKSPRLCNGVDGIGSLRQSTRFPKKENNAEDTKKKIKSPKGISNGSKNKVESSEIDEAGVGVDSCEKFVTKCEKATRESSFGAKAVSTRGRKRKTLELDDRCREIGVSRKRKLDKQQDNGTVHGWTKQQELALQNAYLAAKPTPHFWKKVSKMVPGKSAQDCFNKIHSSHVTPPQPRPLSRAKTRTNSSPLRQFRLSASKLLKPTTVKVKRPSHGRRKSHLAHKNVRQLLQKNYCMNQDHEVDLFSVLEPNLDISTKHFQPSAILSTPENLQEKKQLFHKCNETSSSGHKKPLSRFSDSRGTALFSPPVLKQVKNRVLHEKYIDQLHSREAKRVASSQRSRKSTSMKDGKACLVEKVDVIRAAKIALVSDAREAIDKLQNIQAIAMSVSSDLDDEVSNSDNDDAEDEI
- the LOC107425110 gene encoding transcription factor bHLH93; this encodes MELSQHGFLEELLAPRRETSNWSSYSTGVSDQFFSHGWNFDSFEENPVLGTSNPPFGGFSAHNEPNFECPFGDQVYPFVGVGALSVPEIDSSPYAKNDSSFPSQEDYPSMVEEEDFGFLGSENHSCLEESKNSICKVLVDVEQQQNGEINPGFKMGICGEKKSKPKKLEGQPSKNLMAERRRRKRLNDRLSMLRSIVPKISKMDRTSILGDTIDYMKELLERINKLQEEGMEESTNQINLLSISKDLKPNEVLVRNSPKFDVERRDMDTRIDICCAAKPGLLVSTVNTLEALGLEIQQCVISCFNDFSLQASCSEGAEQSTLISSEEIKEALFRNAGYGGRCL